CTCCCGGCGACGGATATCAGCGCCTGGAAACGTTTTTGTCGATTGGGTTTTTCAACATAAACCGGATATGCCTTGCCAGCGTCAGCGCAGCGATCTGGTATCGTGTTTTATGGTTAATCTCCTCTGTGCGGCTTATTGCGCAAAACATGCAACCTTACTGGTCATTCAAGCCTGAAACATTGTGGAATTTCCCGGGCCTGGGTATTCTCATTCGGGGCTCGTGCTGCCCGCCGCTCGCTTCCTGGAGGGAAAAGGTGAAAGCATGTTTATTCTCAACCTCATTAATTTAACAACTCTTGATGGTCGGGATAGGGTAATGCGAGCGCCATCATGTCCTGACGACAGGAGATAATATGTTTTCTATCGAGCAAGCCAAACAAATGGCTGCAAAATTAAAAGCCTCTTTAGCGTTGCGCGATCACAAGATTTCTTACTCCACCGCACTCGAAACCGTTTCCCACCAGTTAGGCTTCAGAGACTGGAACACCGCTGCAGCAACGCTGCCCCCGCAGATTTCCCAATCTCAAATTCATTTCAGTAAACCGATCCCCATACTGCGAATTTTTGATGTCCGAAAAGCGCAGGAGTTCTACCTTGAATTTCTGTCTTTCAGCGTTGAGTTTGAACACCGGTTCGAACCCAACTTGCCCCTGTATATGGGTATTACCCGTGAGGGTTTGCAATTACATCTTTCTGAACATCACGGTGACGCCAGCCCGGGCGCAACAATTTTTATTCCTGTGAAGAATATTGCGTTGCTCAGAAATGAACTACACGGCAAACATTATGGATACGGTCGCCCGGAAATTGTTAAGCAAGATTGGGGAGAGGTCATGGAAGTTCATGATCCGTTTGGCAACCGGCTCCGCTTCTGTCAAAGCTAACAAGTGCGGGGATCGCCAATGAGGCCTTCCCCTTTTACGGTAAGCATGAAAGCAATTTCCCCTTCTGACCCAACGTTCCCGGCCTGAAGAGTAGCCCCGGCTGGGGATATTTTGCGTTTTCCGGGGGGGCCTCATATATCCCTTCTATTGTGTATGTACACATATCGATGTGTATCCGCCGCTGCCCCGTCATGGTGCGAAAGTTTGCACCATGCACAATATCCTGACAATTACCTGCTGATTTACGAATGATTATGTGCAATGTGCCCACTTCATTGTGTGGCCTCTGCCCAGATATTTTTGGCATATCTCTTGCTCTTTTTTGCATAGCCATTCAGATAGCCACTCAGAGGTTCAATTATGTCAAACAACAATGATTTTCCGCTCGTCGAAGCGCCTGCATCGGGGCGCAAGGGTATATTTTCGATTTCCATGGTTCTGTTCAGTTTTACTTTCTTTACCGGCACGATGTTCGCGGGCGGTAAGCTCGGCGTCTCTTTT
The Kosakonia oryzae genome window above contains:
- a CDS encoding glyoxalase superfamily protein; the protein is MFSIEQAKQMAAKLKASLALRDHKISYSTALETVSHQLGFRDWNTAAATLPPQISQSQIHFSKPIPILRIFDVRKAQEFYLEFLSFSVEFEHRFEPNLPLYMGITREGLQLHLSEHHGDASPGATIFIPVKNIALLRNELHGKHYGYGRPEIVKQDWGEVMEVHDPFGNRLRFCQS